A window from Dendrosporobacter quercicolus encodes these proteins:
- a CDS encoding ABC transporter permease: protein MSGWLAVYLREMLLMQKKIGKLGYVFSSVMFPLIYLLAFGLGLGSRVEVSGGYVPFLTKGIVSLTVMLNGFQQTALSVSVGRLYFRTFQTIILSPVSALQIAGGIALAGISRGIMMGGLVYAVAWLAFDVPALPVIAVTGMFLSAFCFAALGLAVGLSVDDPDEISLVNNFIITPMVFFCGSFFPIQNLPDILQTLIAALPLSLANHLIRLETWSFEAAWQAAVLAAMGGGFLLWGVRGLKKYDE from the coding sequence ATGAGTGGCTGGTTGGCCGTTTATTTGCGGGAAATGCTGTTAATGCAGAAGAAGATCGGCAAACTGGGGTATGTTTTTTCGTCGGTTATGTTTCCGTTAATTTACCTGCTGGCCTTTGGGCTGGGGCTGGGTTCGCGGGTTGAGGTCAGCGGCGGCTATGTGCCGTTCTTAACCAAAGGTATTGTCAGTTTGACCGTAATGCTGAACGGATTTCAACAGACAGCTTTATCTGTCAGCGTTGGCCGGCTGTACTTCCGGACCTTTCAAACCATTATTCTCAGCCCGGTATCGGCGCTGCAGATTGCCGGCGGTATTGCCCTGGCCGGTATATCCCGTGGTATAATGATGGGAGGACTGGTTTATGCTGTGGCCTGGCTGGCGTTTGACGTTCCGGCGCTGCCGGTCATTGCCGTCACAGGGATGTTTTTGTCCGCTTTTTGCTTTGCCGCCCTTGGCCTGGCAGTTGGGCTGAGTGTCGATGATCCGGATGAAATATCGTTAGTTAATAATTTTATTATTACCCCAATGGTTTTTTTCTGCGGTTCTTTTTTCCCAATTCAAAATCTTCCCGATATCCTGCAGACCCTGATAGCGGCCTTGCCGTTAAGCCTTGCCAATCATTTGATCCGGCTGGAAACCTGGAGTTTTGAGGCAGCCTGGCAAGCCGCCGTTTTGGCGGCAATGGGCGGCGGCTTCCTGTTGTGGGGCGTCAGGGGTTTGAAAAAATATGATGAATGA
- a CDS encoding flavodoxin family protein, which produces MRTLIVYSSLTGNTKKVAEAIAGVFGSAASLFPVETAPPADDYDFVAVGFWVDRGTADKKAQDYLKTIKGKQVALFATLGAYPDSAHAANSMGNAAALLDDTNQLVGDFICQGKVDPRLIEKFKDLPDGHPHALTPDRLERHREAAKHPDAQDLQAARETFTGIKHKLCPSGGQSESEVNGACGVAN; this is translated from the coding sequence ATGCGTACATTAATTGTTTATTCCAGTCTTACCGGCAATACCAAAAAAGTGGCGGAAGCAATTGCCGGGGTTTTTGGTTCAGCAGCCTCGTTGTTTCCGGTTGAAACAGCGCCGCCGGCGGATGATTATGATTTTGTGGCCGTCGGTTTTTGGGTGGACCGGGGGACTGCCGACAAGAAGGCCCAGGACTATCTTAAGACCATCAAGGGCAAGCAAGTTGCTTTATTTGCCACACTGGGGGCTTATCCCGATTCGGCGCATGCCGCAAACAGCATGGGAAATGCCGCTGCGCTGCTGGATGACACGAACCAACTGGTCGGCGACTTTATCTGTCAGGGCAAGGTGGACCCGCGCTTAATTGAGAAATTCAAGGACTTGCCGGACGGCCATCCCCATGCCCTTACGCCGGACCGGCTGGAACGCCACCGGGAAGCGGCCAAACATCCGGATGCCCAGGATTTGCAGGCAGCCAGGGAGACCTTTACCGGGATTAAACATAAGCTCTGTCCGTCCGGCGGACAGAGCGAAAGTGAGGTGAATGGTGCTTGCGGGGTAGCAAACTAA
- the hutW gene encoding heme anaerobic degradation radical SAM methyltransferase ChuW/HutW has translation MRGSKLKQILANMSAEQYALTVGTAAGEPLTEAFSRKRVVHAGVRGKPVMPAEWQSTWQRLVGERPKPAERAAYLHIPFCRHRCLYCGFFQNYSEDELENAYINSLIKELEMSKDSPYLAGGPVNAVFIGGGTPSTLSPQNAARLLSAVRNCLPLANDYELTLEGRIHDLTADKIEAWLANGVNRVSIGVQSFDTDVRRAVGRLDDTRTILERLERLSGYNQAAVIIDLIYGLPNQTGEIWNEDLALLKTAAIDGMDLYQLNIFQDSALQQAIHAGKLPPAATTAEQAGMFAVAEAELSAQVFSRLSICHWAKTNRERSMYNVLTKAGRNVIPFGAGAGGNLDGVTMFLNRDVGKYMESVAAGCKPVAGMFVQPAGSELHNTVVAQLERGYLNLSLLSARFGPAVLELDPLLELWQARGLLQSGPVTAKLTVSGQFWYMNIAQSVLECLHALLDGEHAVEVQPIAAQG, from the coding sequence TTGCGGGGTAGCAAACTAAAGCAGATTCTGGCGAACATGAGCGCCGAGCAGTATGCTCTGACTGTCGGAACGGCTGCCGGGGAGCCGCTGACAGAGGCATTTTCCCGTAAACGGGTGGTTCATGCCGGCGTCCGGGGGAAACCAGTCATGCCCGCCGAGTGGCAGTCAACCTGGCAAAGGCTGGTGGGAGAGCGGCCCAAGCCGGCGGAACGGGCGGCTTATCTTCATATTCCTTTCTGCCGGCACCGTTGCCTGTATTGCGGTTTTTTTCAGAATTATTCGGAGGATGAACTGGAAAACGCCTATATTAACAGTTTAATTAAAGAACTGGAAATGAGCAAAGACAGCCCTTATCTGGCCGGCGGACCGGTCAATGCGGTGTTTATCGGCGGCGGTACGCCCAGTACGCTGTCGCCCCAAAACGCTGCCAGACTGCTGAGCGCTGTCCGGAACTGCCTGCCGCTGGCCAATGATTATGAACTAACCCTGGAAGGGCGGATTCATGATTTGACTGCCGACAAAATCGAGGCATGGCTGGCGAACGGGGTCAACCGTGTGTCGATTGGAGTTCAGTCCTTTGATACAGACGTGCGGCGGGCTGTCGGCCGTCTGGATGATACCCGGACCATTCTGGAGCGGCTTGAGCGCCTGAGCGGTTATAACCAGGCGGCGGTCATTATTGATCTGATTTATGGCCTGCCTAATCAAACCGGCGAAATCTGGAATGAGGATTTGGCGCTGTTGAAAACCGCTGCCATTGACGGTATGGATTTGTATCAGTTAAATATTTTTCAAGACAGCGCTCTGCAACAGGCGATTCATGCCGGCAAGCTGCCGCCGGCGGCCACTACCGCCGAGCAGGCCGGAATGTTCGCCGTGGCCGAAGCCGAGCTGTCGGCTCAGGTATTTTCCCGGCTGAGTATTTGCCACTGGGCCAAGACCAACCGCGAGCGCAGTATGTACAATGTGCTCACTAAGGCCGGCCGCAATGTCATTCCCTTTGGCGCGGGCGCGGGCGGCAATCTTGACGGTGTAACGATGTTCCTCAACCGGGATGTCGGCAAATACATGGAAAGTGTGGCGGCAGGCTGTAAACCGGTTGCCGGAATGTTCGTTCAGCCGGCCGGCAGTGAGTTGCACAATACTGTCGTGGCCCAGCTGGAACGCGGCTATTTGAACCTTTCGCTGTTATCCGCCCGGTTTGGGCCTGCTGTGTTAGAGTTAGACCCGCTGCTTGAACTTTGGCAAGCGCGCGGCTTGCTGCAAAGTGGCCCGGTTACCGCCAAACTGACGGTGTCCGGACAGTTCTGGTATATGAATATTGCCCAGTCGGTATTGGAATGCCTGCATGCCCTTTTAGACGGCGAACATGCGGTGGAAGTGCAGCCAATTGCTGCCCAGGGCTGA
- a CDS encoding TonB-dependent receptor plug domain-containing protein, protein MNKPFHGQKLTLLAMSVLAALTMPVYAAEEAVNTRDVVVTATRTEQEIKETPSAVEVITREDLDKIGANNLADALKMATSINVGSPAMAGSDVTVRGMSTRHTLIMVNGKRLVSEGSYSTANSYELERINMENVERIEIVRGPVSSLYGSDALGGVINIITRKPEKEQFTFSLSPQRYTDKSSIGSDNYAMRYDTGKSGKWSWIISADRTETDAYENADNTTKNQFGRRENLNMEGTYDLAGDQYLDVSVNLLREDLNGRSTETSGALRNDDYVNTRDQYSLGFRGKTSNGDYQIRTYYGEHDKTNKGFLLADGSLADFDVSKRKTWTLEGHVSTQIGDRHLLTTGGEYRTEKYRGTRIGTNDKVFDITYGNLTKQGSQADIDYSAFYVQDEWLVNDRLLIIPSVRYDDSNKFSGSASPKVGMTYKMNDHYRLKLNVGKGFKAPTLDDMYMEMTKIMGGMTVHVTGNPDLKPEKSTSYELGIEGEKGATFGKLTYFVNDVTDLISTKTKVSFIPGVGMRADSTYLNEDKADIDGVEFEIGRHLSDKITLKMNYTYLDATGTSGQRLEGRAKQQGTVQLHYDDSKENGISAVLWNEWKKDYLYSSSSKINKTYALWNISVNKKWNDNFSSYVGVENIFNKKDIELNLLGAILQAGMTFKL, encoded by the coding sequence ATGAACAAACCTTTTCATGGCCAAAAGCTGACATTGCTTGCTATGTCGGTACTGGCGGCGCTGACTATGCCGGTTTATGCGGCTGAAGAAGCGGTTAACACCAGGGATGTGGTGGTTACCGCCACCCGGACCGAACAGGAAATTAAGGAAACGCCTTCGGCGGTTGAGGTGATCACCAGGGAAGATCTGGACAAAATCGGGGCGAATAATCTGGCTGACGCCCTGAAAATGGCGACAAGCATCAATGTCGGCAGTCCGGCTATGGCCGGCAGCGATGTAACCGTACGCGGCATGTCAACAAGACATACTCTGATTATGGTCAACGGAAAACGGCTGGTTTCGGAGGGCAGTTATTCTACCGCCAATTCCTATGAGCTGGAGCGGATCAATATGGAGAACGTGGAGCGTATTGAGATTGTCCGGGGGCCGGTCAGCTCGCTCTACGGTTCGGATGCCCTGGGCGGCGTCATCAACATTATTACCCGCAAGCCCGAGAAGGAACAATTTACATTTTCGTTAAGTCCCCAGCGCTATACCGATAAGAGCAGCATTGGCAGCGACAATTATGCGATGCGCTATGACACCGGCAAAAGCGGCAAGTGGTCCTGGATTATCAGCGCCGACCGGACGGAAACCGACGCCTATGAAAATGCCGACAATACCACCAAAAACCAGTTTGGCCGCCGGGAAAACCTGAATATGGAAGGCACCTATGATCTGGCCGGAGACCAGTATCTGGATGTTTCGGTCAATCTTTTGCGGGAGGATTTAAACGGCCGCAGCACCGAAACGTCGGGAGCGCTGCGCAATGACGATTATGTAAATACCCGCGATCAGTACAGCCTGGGGTTCCGGGGCAAAACGTCAAACGGTGATTATCAGATAAGAACGTACTACGGTGAACATGATAAGACCAACAAGGGCTTTTTGCTGGCCGACGGCTCCCTGGCGGATTTTGATGTATCCAAGCGGAAAACCTGGACGCTGGAAGGCCATGTGTCCACCCAGATCGGCGACCGGCATCTGCTGACGACAGGCGGTGAATACCGGACCGAAAAATACCGGGGAACGCGGATCGGCACAAATGACAAAGTCTTTGATATCACTTACGGCAATCTGACAAAGCAAGGCTCACAGGCTGATATTGATTATTCCGCTTTCTACGTGCAGGATGAGTGGCTGGTCAATGACCGCCTGCTGATCATTCCTTCCGTGCGTTATGATGACAGCAACAAGTTCTCCGGCAGCGCCAGCCCTAAAGTGGGCATGACCTATAAAATGAATGATCATTATCGTTTAAAGCTCAATGTGGGCAAGGGGTTTAAAGCCCCGACGCTGGACGACATGTATATGGAGATGACCAAAATTATGGGCGGCATGACCGTGCATGTCACCGGCAATCCCGATTTGAAGCCGGAGAAATCAACCAGTTATGAACTGGGCATAGAAGGCGAGAAGGGAGCCACTTTTGGAAAACTCACCTATTTTGTGAATGATGTCACCGATCTCATCAGCACTAAGACCAAGGTTTCTTTCATTCCAGGCGTCGGCATGCGGGCTGACTCGACTTATCTCAACGAGGATAAAGCGGACATTGACGGGGTGGAATTTGAAATCGGACGCCATTTAAGCGATAAAATTACCCTGAAGATGAATTATACTTATCTTGACGCCACCGGCACAAGCGGACAAAGGCTGGAAGGACGCGCCAAGCAGCAGGGAACGGTGCAGCTGCACTATGACGACAGCAAGGAAAACGGCATAAGCGCCGTACTGTGGAACGAATGGAAGAAAGACTATCTCTATTCCTCCAGCAGTAAAATCAACAAAACCTATGCGTTATGGAATATCTCAGTGAATAAGAAGTGGAACGACAATTTCAGCAGCTATGTCGGCGTGGAAAACATTTTCAATAAAAAAGATATCGAGCTCAACCTGCTGGGTGCTATCCTGCAAGCGGGCATGACCTTTAAACTATGA
- a CDS encoding ChaN family lipoprotein, with translation MLNVILTVILVMAIPAAAAAGPDVRIYTAAGRELERGQLAEVLDPYEVIIFGEYHDNDVLHQLEYGLLQNVFARDNKLAVSLEMFERDVQGQLDSYLAGRLTEVEFLDKSRPWKNYRQAYRPLVEFAKAQALPVLAANIPRQAAAHYAQTGSLAGVGAELEMYLPQLHSAPDGEYRRRFMALMGSGQMPVRAENLDRYYKAQCLKDDTMAESIADFLRQRPDYKLIHYQGDFHSRQRLGVVEKLQMLRPELKVAVITPVYTENPADLANLPPRYRNAGDIIIFLQQPGQQGEK, from the coding sequence ATGTTAAACGTCATCTTGACGGTGATTTTGGTTATGGCCATACCTGCGGCGGCGGCGGCCGGCCCTGATGTCCGGATTTACACCGCCGCCGGCCGCGAGCTGGAACGCGGACAGCTGGCGGAAGTGCTGGATCCCTATGAGGTAATTATTTTTGGCGAGTATCATGACAACGATGTATTGCACCAGCTGGAGTACGGACTTTTACAAAATGTTTTTGCCAGGGACAATAAGCTGGCCGTGTCGCTGGAAATGTTTGAACGCGATGTGCAGGGGCAGCTTGACAGTTATTTGGCAGGCAGGCTTACCGAAGTTGAATTTTTGGACAAGTCCCGGCCCTGGAAAAATTACCGTCAGGCTTACCGTCCTCTGGTCGAATTTGCCAAGGCGCAGGCGTTGCCGGTGCTGGCCGCAAATATTCCCCGCCAGGCGGCGGCCCATTACGCCCAAACGGGTTCCCTGGCGGGAGTCGGGGCTGAACTGGAAATGTATCTGCCGCAGCTTCACTCCGCTCCGGACGGAGAATACCGGCGCAGGTTTATGGCCCTAATGGGCAGCGGGCAAATGCCGGTAAGAGCGGAAAACCTGGATCGCTATTACAAGGCCCAGTGCCTGAAGGATGATACAATGGCGGAAAGCATCGCCGATTTTCTCAGACAGCGGCCTGACTATAAACTAATTCACTATCAGGGGGATTTTCACAGCCGGCAGCGGCTGGGCGTAGTGGAAAAACTGCAAATGCTCCGGCCTGAGCTGAAAGTAGCGGTAATCACTCCGGTGTATACTGAAAATCCGGCTGATTTGGCCAATTTGCCGCCCCGGTACCGGAATGCAGGCGATATTATTATCTTTTTGCAGCAGCCTGGTCAACAGGGGGAGAAGTAG
- a CDS encoding DUF3887 domain-containing protein, whose protein sequence is MAIKKVCLLIVVLLFSLAGGAEAAADPVTDRLLTGLNENNYRKFSSDFDQGMKENFSEAHFRTIHADIKAKIGDYISRKFVGMEEKDGYKIMIYHAVFSKEQQKVVVRTVVSELNGQLYVSGFWLDSPNLRK, encoded by the coding sequence ATGGCTATTAAAAAAGTATGCCTCTTAATCGTAGTATTGCTGTTTTCCCTGGCCGGCGGCGCCGAAGCTGCGGCGGATCCTGTTACCGACAGGCTGTTAACCGGCTTAAATGAAAATAATTACCGCAAATTTTCCAGCGATTTTGACCAGGGCATGAAAGAAAATTTCTCCGAAGCACATTTTAGGACAATACATGCTGATATTAAAGCCAAAATTGGTGATTATATTTCCCGGAAATTTGTCGGGATGGAAGAAAAGGACGGCTACAAAATCATGATTTATCATGCCGTTTTTAGCAAGGAACAGCAAAAGGTTGTTGTCCGGACTGTTGTAAGCGAGCTTAACGGGCAGCTCTACGTTTCCGGCTTCTGGCTGGACTCGCCCAATCTTCGTAAATAA
- a CDS encoding thiamine diphosphokinase has product MKNVLELPQLSCVFGRELPKAQLLLVAGGRRPAADWLAQVAGRCPVWCVDRGIEVCRAGKIRPERLIGDGDSAARADWAWGKELGIPVDRYPPEKTLTDLQLALQTAGLVYGKAMVVVTGVWGGRFDHAFSNIYSLKGGEGFGLWGCCAADEREALILLKGGDSAEIKVTAPPQAVSLLPLGGHCSGVCIDGVHWPLDGVELEDSLPYAVSNRLAGTQITVSIKTGWLGIYFCWDEESLAGR; this is encoded by the coding sequence ATGAAGAATGTTTTGGAACTGCCTCAGTTGTCTTGTGTTTTTGGCCGGGAATTGCCCAAGGCGCAGCTTTTACTGGTCGCCGGAGGACGACGGCCGGCTGCGGATTGGCTGGCTCAGGTTGCCGGGCGTTGTCCAGTATGGTGTGTGGATCGTGGTATTGAGGTTTGCCGGGCAGGCAAGATCAGGCCGGAACGGCTGATTGGCGACGGAGACAGCGCCGCAAGGGCGGACTGGGCCTGGGGAAAGGAGCTGGGCATTCCGGTGGACCGTTATCCGCCGGAGAAGACGTTAACGGATTTGCAGCTGGCTTTGCAAACAGCCGGTTTGGTGTACGGAAAGGCAATGGTTGTTGTAACCGGGGTATGGGGAGGACGTTTTGATCATGCCTTTAGCAATATTTATTCATTGAAGGGCGGCGAAGGCTTTGGCCTGTGGGGCTGCTGCGCCGCGGACGAAAGGGAAGCACTAATTTTATTAAAGGGCGGGGATTCAGCGGAAATAAAAGTAACCGCGCCGCCGCAGGCCGTTTCCCTGCTGCCTTTGGGCGGGCATTGCTCAGGGGTATGTATTGATGGCGTTCACTGGCCGCTGGACGGTGTTGAGCTGGAGGATTCCCTGCCTTATGCCGTAAGCAACCGTTTGGCGGGTACGCAAATTACGGTAAGCATTAAGACTGGCTGGCTGGGTATTTATTTTTGCTGGGATGAAGAGTCTTTAGCCGGCCGGTAA
- the thiT gene encoding energy-coupled thiamine transporter ThiT — MEMILGSKPALLLEHQAGIFTLAAVAVLLSGLAYSRKRRISTLMLVHIGCLLAVTVILHTFRLFHLPQGGSITPGGMIPLLLIAFRYGPAGGYLAGFAYGMINLIQDPYLLHPVQLLLDYPLPYMALGLAGYFRNRMYLGAAAGILGRFACHFISGAVFFASYAPPGVSPYWYSLSFNAAYLGPELAICLIILRVLPVQRILLQMGVKAALQTGPVEAPMPRQKN; from the coding sequence ATGGAAATGATACTGGGCAGTAAACCGGCGTTGCTGCTTGAACACCAGGCAGGTATTTTTACGCTGGCGGCAGTGGCTGTCTTGCTGTCCGGGTTAGCTTATAGCAGGAAAAGGAGAATAAGCACGCTGATGCTTGTTCATATTGGCTGTTTACTCGCCGTAACGGTAATATTGCATACGTTTCGCCTGTTTCACCTGCCCCAGGGCGGCAGCATAACGCCGGGCGGAATGATTCCGCTGTTATTGATCGCTTTCCGGTACGGACCGGCTGGCGGGTATCTGGCCGGTTTTGCCTATGGAATGATCAATTTGATCCAGGACCCTTATCTGCTGCATCCGGTGCAGCTGCTTCTGGATTATCCCCTGCCCTATATGGCCCTTGGCCTGGCTGGCTATTTCAGGAACCGGATGTATCTGGGGGCTGCCGCCGGCATTCTTGGCCGGTTTGCCTGCCACTTTATTTCCGGCGCGGTTTTTTTTGCCAGTTATGCGCCGCCCGGCGTATCGCCTTACTGGTATTCCCTGTCCTTTAACGCAGCTTATCTGGGGCCGGAACTGGCAATTTGCCTGATTATTCTGAGGGTGCTGCCGGTACAGCGCATTTTACTGCAAATGGGTGTAAAGGCCGCGCTTCAGACCGGGCCGGTTGAAGCGCCAATGCCGCGCCAAAAGAATTGA
- the rarD gene encoding EamA family transporter RarD, which produces MEQTKKGANGLMMAAGAYILWGVLPIYWKLVSEVPPEQILAQRIVWSFVFMAVVLVILNTHKAFCTECRQVAASPEKFLGVAAGALLISINWFVYIWAVNNNRVIETSLGYYINPLFNVLIGILVLREKLSFWQLAAVALAAIGVLNMVVHFGSVPWVSLTLAISFALYGLCKKVARVSAITSITLETLLITPFALGYLVYLQAAGSLVGLPLSLTSVLLAGSGIVTAIPLLLFSRSANQLSLTVLGLIQYLSPTIGLMLGIFLYHESFTIVHFLSFTFIWLALMVFSLSKTSLFIQLEMRILKKRSIGS; this is translated from the coding sequence ATGGAACAGACAAAAAAAGGCGCCAATGGCCTGATGATGGCAGCCGGAGCTTATATTTTGTGGGGGGTATTGCCCATCTACTGGAAGCTTGTCAGCGAAGTCCCGCCAGAGCAGATTTTGGCGCAACGGATTGTTTGGTCATTTGTTTTTATGGCAGTTGTTCTGGTAATACTGAACACGCATAAGGCTTTTTGCACCGAATGCCGGCAAGTGGCGGCTTCACCTGAAAAATTTCTGGGCGTGGCTGCGGGAGCGCTGCTAATTAGCATTAACTGGTTTGTCTATATTTGGGCAGTGAATAACAACAGGGTAATTGAAACAAGTCTGGGCTATTATATCAATCCTTTATTTAATGTGTTGATCGGCATTCTGGTTCTGCGGGAGAAATTGTCTTTTTGGCAATTGGCAGCGGTAGCTCTGGCCGCGATTGGCGTGTTGAATATGGTGGTGCATTTTGGGTCTGTCCCCTGGGTATCCTTAACGCTGGCAATTTCTTTCGCCCTGTACGGGCTTTGCAAAAAGGTGGCCCGGGTTAGCGCGATTACCAGTATCACGTTGGAAACGCTGCTGATTACTCCGTTTGCCCTCGGATATCTGGTATACTTGCAGGCGGCCGGCAGCCTGGTTGGCCTGCCGCTGTCCTTAACCTCGGTTTTGCTGGCGGGTTCCGGGATTGTCACAGCCATTCCGCTGCTGTTATTTTCCAGGAGCGCCAATCAGTTGTCGCTGACAGTACTGGGTTTAATTCAATATTTGTCGCCAACCATTGGATTAATGCTGGGCATATTTCTTTACCATGAGAGTTTTACTATTGTTCATTTTCTTTCCTTCACTTTTATCTGGCTGGCGCTCATGGTATTTTCCTTGTCGAAAACATCGCTTTTTATTCAGCTGGAGATGCGTATTCTGAAAAAGCGTTCTATTGGATCCTAG